Part of the Podospora pseudopauciseta strain CBS 411.78 chromosome 7 map unlocalized CBS411.78m_7.2, whole genome shotgun sequence genome, CCATAAATAAACTGCGTCGCCGGAAAAACAAGCCACAGCCCACTGCCAGTTTCGTTAGTATACACACCCTCAATCTccagccaccagccacaaACACAAAAAGCAAACTTACTTCGGCACCACCCAAAGAACCACCAGCCTAAAGAGATCGTTCTGCCCAATATTCTCATACCCCGAACAAATCTCATTCAGCCAATACAGCACAGTCTTGCTCTCGGTCATAACCCCGGCCGCAAAACCAgtcaacaccgccgccgccgcccttTTTCCCCTAATCTCCCCAGTAACCTGATCTTTACTCGTCCACCAAATCCAAGCATACACGAGGTACATGGCCGTCTCGATGGCGTTCATCCAGCTCTGTGCAGCCGGGAACCCAGACCCGGCGTGCCACTGCTTCCAGCCGTAGTTGCCGTCCACCTCGCCGTAGAGCGCGTAGGGTACCCAGAAGGGCGAGTGTATGGACCCGCCAGGCATTGTGTGAGGCCGGAATATGACATAAAAAAAGTCCCAGGTcacggcggggagggagaaagcGAGCCACAAGAGGGTCAGCTGGGTTGGGGTGTGGGTAAATGTCATTTTTTGCAGTTGTTGGTATGCAATATGGTATCTCCGTGGGGGCGATTGAGAATTGACAACGAGGACAGCAATGTTGATGAgaataaatattaaagggtGAAGATGAAACGACAGCAAGAGGGAGTGGACATGCCAGCTTACTTAGCCCATCTCAGCTATTCCGCTTCTATGACATCGGATGACTTGCGTTGCCGTGATGTGTGAAGCATGAAACATGCCGAAAATGAGGGGCTGTCCAACCAGCAGCCAGTCTTGTT contains:
- a CDS encoding uncharacterized protein (EggNog:ENOG503P26I); this translates as MTFTHTPTQLTLLWLAFSLPAVTWDFFYVIFRPHTMPGGSIHSPFWVPYALYGEVDGNYGWKQWHAGSGFPAAQSWMNAIETAMYLVYAWIWWTSKDQVTGEIRGKRAAAAVLTGFAAGVMTESKTVLYWLNEICSGYENIGQNDLFRLVVLWVVPNGLWLVFPATQFIYGFGKEIIDGLAGAETEDEPTYSEVVKNGSEKKEL